The segment TTCACTCAGAGGCCAGCAGGTTAAATAAGGTTCATATGTAGTTCATCTTTTAACAGTGGTGTTCCCTTGGCTTGACAGTTCATATATTGAGTCCAACCATGTTCTTAGTTATCATTAAGTGTTAAGATCGTAGGCTTTAGGTATCATCAGGTGTTAAGATCCTGCCTCTAGTACTTACCCTTAGCTGTATCTCATAGGGTTGATGAGAGGATTACATGATTAGATAATCAGTGAACGTTAACTTGGTTTTGCTGTCATTACATGtcttttattgttagtgtaaCCGGGGGATATTTCTCCTTATACTAAATTCACTACATGTTTAATCTAAGAGCAGTTTCCATGTTCTCACTGACAGTTttcaggtggttttttttttttttttggtcattactGTGGGGTTCTATATAAGTAAATCGAGTGGTGGTTATTTGGGGGCCGTCTGAATACAAAGATAGCCCAGTCATAAAGGGATACAGGATTGTAAGCAAATTACTGTACTGTAGGGCATAAGCAGCAATTCTGTAACACAGTAGAGATGGTCTTCACACTGAGTTTTGAAAGATAAACTGCAATTCAGTGGCACAGAATGGCTGAGAAGCCCCTGAGGAAAGGCATGCAGCCATGAATGTGCAGGCTGCACCCAGCAGGTAGTGGCGATAGTGTGGTAGAGCGAGCATAGTAGGAGATGGGTCAGTATGGAGGGCTGTGAGTGCAGCACAGGGACTATGCTCAATCTCAGAGGTTCTGTTTCCCAACTGTATTCCTGGATCTCCTCTAGTGTCTGGAGAAAGTAGATGAATGGTTGTGGGGGAAGTGGAGTGGGCTTCCAGGGCAGCTCTGTTATTGTCTGGTTTATAGATCAAGCTTCCAGAAAATACTGATTTAAAAAGGGAGAGTATTCTGTTGCTAAAGCAGTGAGGATTCTTGAGTAGGACAGTGACGCGGTCAGATCTGTTAACGAGATCCTGGCAGCACTGTGGCAGGTAGATGGAGGCAGGTGGGACAGTGTCCCCagggaacaaaatggaaagcctGACATAACTAAAGCCAGGGCAGTGTCACTAAAGACACTAAAAAAGGAATGCATGGAACCTGGCGATGGATTAACTGGAGAGGAGGCTGTTGAAGATGACACTAGGAATCCAAGCTGAGTGGCTGAGCAGACGGTGGTGCTAGGAGCTGAGAGGGTGCAGTAAGAGTTACATGTGGGGGCTGAATGAACTGCAGTCTGGAAACATGTCCTGTGTTTTCATGCTGGGGCCTCTTCAGCCATAACATTCACTCTCTCTGTTGCAGTGGCTCTGACCAATCTGGAGGATTCAGAGAATGCCAAGAGAGCCTATGAAGAAGCAGTCCGCCTTGATAAGTAAGCTGCCCTGCTGAGGATGGTGTCGGGGGGCTAGACTCTGCAAAGCCATGAGGTGGCGCCAGGGCCCCGGTGCTTGCTCTCATGTGCCTTTGTGCACATCAGGTCTGTGTGTGGAAGGACGTGGCCCCTGAGCACAAGGGCCCAGCAGGACCCGGCGCTGGCTCTGCGAGACCTTGCTGTGGAATGGGGAGCTCTCTATTGCACTAGTTCTGTTTCTGTAGAATGATAAGGATCTATTCTAAATGGCCATTTGTTGCAAAGCCCCAGCTCCATAGAGTCCCTGTCTGTCTGTGCAGGTGTAACCCTTTAGTAAACCTGAACTATGCTGTGCTGCTGTATAACCAGGGCGAGAAGAGGGACGCCCTGGCCCAGTATcaggagatggagaagaaagTCAACCTACTCAAGTACAGTAGCTCTCTGGAATTTGATCCGGAGGTAAGTCTTAAATCCAAGAGTCATTAAGCAAGCTGTCAGGAGACTTTTGAATCAAGCCCAAATAATCCAGATATAATGTATGTTTACACCTGTTTTGGCTTTGATGTTCCTAGCAGCATGAATTCTTAAATTAAGGACAGCTTGAGAAAAAacttttcctaaaagaaaatagTAAGAGGAAATTCAGGCTTACTGAGTTGTATCTATTATTGGTAATATAACTCATTTGAGTTGAGATCTGTGTGTCTTTGTAGCTTCCTCCCACTTCTCCCCACATAGAAAAGGCAGGAATTTAGTCCATTAATGCACCAAACTTAAATTGTTGGGTTTTTAGAGCCTTTAAAGAACTTCCATGCCATCCACACAAGACAGTGTGTTCTTTGCTGTTTAAGAACCATTTCTTTGCAATCAGTACTTCCTCCCTCAAACGGTAGCAGACACTATGTCAGCTAACCTTGCCTGCCTGCTAAAGGCCTCAGATGAGGCTTGTCTCTGCTTGTCAtacctgtgactttttttttttgcttccttccCGCATGGACACAAGATGGTGGAGGTAGCCCAGAAGCTGGGAGCCGCTCTACAAGTCGGGGAGGCACTGGTCTGGACCAAACCAGTTAAAGATCCCAAATCAAAGCACCAGACTGCTTCAACCAGTAAAGCTGCCGGTTTCCAGCAGCCTCTGGGCTCTAATCAAGCCCTAGGACAGGCAATGTCTTCAGCAGCCACATGCAGGAAGCTCTCCTCAGGTGGGAAGCTACACACAGCTATGGAGACCCATGGCGACAGCCACATGTGCCTGCAAAGAGATTACAGCTTTGAGTGAGGCTTGCGCTTTTCAGACTCATAACACGTCCAGTGTAGTACTGCCCAGAAGGGGAGAAAAGCCCAAGGGTGTCCAAACTGTCACTTATTTTCTTAAGGCCATTTGTGTAAAAGTTCCCAGCTATTGGCAGACTTAGTTGGATGGTCAAGACACTGGGTATTCACGATATGCAGGTTTAGAAATACATTATGGTACCTTTGTTATGTAGTCTGTTTAATTTTCACTGCCTTATCACGAGTCAGCATGGCACAGGTAATGAATGATTTCTTTTATAAGGTCAGTGAAGGCACACCTGACTGACTTTATCAAGTTATGGTCTTCCTTCACAGCTGCACAGATACGCCACAGTCCTACTAATCCCAGAAAATAAGCTTCAAGAAGAAAAATCTTCTTGATTTTtgattttaacttctttttgatttcttctggaaCCAGGCTACTGAGAATTCACGCTGTTTGTTTTGTTACTAGGTGCTGGAGGAACATCCCAGCTCACAAAGCCACCATCCCTTCCTCTGGAGCCAGAGCCCACTGTGGAAGCACAACCCACGGAAGCATCAGCACAAACCAGAGAAAAGTAGGTGTAGGATGACCCCAGAGCTGGGCTTGCTTTGGCGAGGACCCACCAGATTAGGGAAGGTCCCATGACACAGGCAGCATGGAGGCCGGCACGTACGAGAACGTGTTGATGATCACCAGGAGCCAGAAGCCTTCACAGCCCCTGGCTGCCCCGTGAGCTAGGAGAGGACTTACCTCCTGCTGACTGAGCCCTTTGTGGAAGAAAAGTCTGAGACAGACCTCTGCTGTCATGACAAAGTCTTGGCTTAGCTGAGGTGATTCTTGGTAGGTACATTGGCCACCAAGGCAAACACAAATCTTGAATTAATAATCCAGTTCTAATAGTAGAAAttcagaagatgaaaaaaaagctCTTTAAATTGTGGCCCAGTCTATTGAGTATCCCAGCTGCACTTGCCCAGAAGAATCCAGAAAAAGTCCCTATAGCTTGTTCTTGAGCAAGGTCAGAGTGCAGAGCCAGATCATGTCAGTATGAAAAGGGAGAAAGGGCTGGTCTGGTATCAGCACCAAggattggggggaaaaaacaggagCTTCTTAACTGAGGAGGTTTTAGACATTCAGTGATACCACTGACCAGATGCTAGTAATACATTATCTATATATCCTTTTCAGAATAAAGATTATGTATCATCCCTTTGGGAAAAGTTGTTATTAATGTATAaaggatcacaataaaatgtttcTGGAAGAACCTTGTATTGGCCCAGTCTTGGGGCTTCTGGATTTCTAGTTTCTCTGTTAAGAAAGGAGCTATTCTGATTTCTAGTATGGTTGTTACTCATGTCATCAGTTAGAAAAATGAGGCTACATACACAAGCACAGATATAGACATGGTTTTAGATGGCTCAGATTAGAGGCAAGAACGAACTAGCAGTGGGAAAAGTGCCCTTCTTACTGAATAATGTTAGTACAAAACAAGGTAGAAGTCTGGAGTGTATGATTACGATGATTATTTtgttcttaaggaaaaaaatcaccattgTCTGATAGTTGAATGGTTCACAATGGACCAGTCCTCCCACAGACAACAAATAGTAACCAGtaggtaaatataaaatacttccttggtttaattttttaaaaatacctaactattccaagtaaaaattatatatattaagccTCATATATAATGTcataaagatttttatattttacacaaTGTGATACAAAACTAATTCTAAATAGTTTGTAAAAAGTTAACGCTGTATATATTACAATCCTTAGAGCAGCCATTTGAAAGAAGCATAGCTCAAAAGACAGtagagaaggggggaaaaaacggaacaaagagaaaacaaatagcaaactcAATCTAGTCATATCAATAAAATGTAACTAGGCTAAacagttaaaaagcagagaatgataaaaaaaaaaaaaaacctcatactATATTAATGTCAGATAAAGTAGAGTTCAAAGTCAGGGGTGTTACCAGAAATAGGggcatttcataatgataaaaagtCAGTTCAGTAGAAAAACAATCATAAACATGTATGTACCTAACGTTACTTCACAAGACATTAAGTAAAAATTGACAGAATGAA is part of the Bos indicus x Bos taurus breed Angus x Brahman F1 hybrid chromosome 10, Bos_hybrid_MaternalHap_v2.0, whole genome shotgun sequence genome and harbors:
- the BBS4 gene encoding Bardet-Biedl syndrome 4 protein isoform X4, producing the protein MLGKIFLLKGDLDKAIEIYKKAVEFSPENTELLTTLGLLYLQLGIYQKAFEHLGNTLTYDPTNYKAILAAGSMMQTHGDLDVALTKYKVVACAVIESPPLWNNIGMCFFGKKKYVAAISCLKRANYLAPLDWKILYNLGLVHLTMQQYASAFHFLSAAINFQPKMGELYMLLAVALTNLEDSENAKRAYEEAVRLDKCNPLVNLNYAVLLYNQGEKRDALAQYQEMEKKVNLLKYSSSLEFDPEMVEVAQKLGAALQVGEALVWTKPVKDPKSKHQTASTSKAAGFQQPLGSNQALGQAMSSAATCRKLSSGAGGTSQLTKPPSLPLEPEPTVEAQPTEASAQTREK